One stretch of Harmonia axyridis chromosome 1, icHarAxyr1.1, whole genome shotgun sequence DNA includes these proteins:
- the LOC123684451 gene encoding activin receptor type-2A: MRVFFIIFGTFFWVTNQGTRAVVASNSIQTSTKCEFYNQTMCANPNDPNCKDVEECEQPEDGKRSHCFVVWTEDENGVMNVSLKGCFLDNEDCYNKSDCVAKVSNPGKFLFCCCEGNMCNQNFKWLLTPTESPPLSSPIPAISPASLTILEVAIFIALFFVLFFILIICYIWYRKTKVFNELPTTDPSPLPPPSPYLDLRPIQLIEIKAKGRFGVVWKAKFKTEEIAVKVFPVQDKQSWVTEQEIFKLLNMNHPNILQYIGVEKHGDNLHSEFWLLTAFHESGSLCDFLKAHTLTWPELCKIAETMARGLMYLHEALPGKTPGEFIKPAVAHRDFKSKNVLLKSDLTACIADFGLAIVFEAGKACGDAHGQVGTRRYMAPEVLEGAINFTPDAFLRIDMYACGLVLWELVSRCTAQEGPIPEYRLPFEEEVGQHPTLEDMQEYVVQKKVRPTIRDHWRHHPGLAGICDTMEECWDHDAEARLSASCVMERAMQLSKFQPNSISWRIENDKNMTQVKEISM; the protein is encoded by the exons ATGAGAgtctttttcataatttttggaACTTTTTTCTGGGTAACAAACCAAG GTACTCGTGCAGTAGTAGCAAGCAATTCAATCCAAACTAGCACAAAATGTGAATTTTATAATCAAACCATGTGTGCTAATCCCAATGATCCTAATTGtaaagatgtggaagaatgtgAACAGCCAGAAGATGGAAAGAGAAGTCATTGTTTTGTGGTATGGACTGAAGATGAGAATGGTGTGATGAATGTGTCTTTGAAG GGATGTTTTTTGGACAATGAAGATTGCTACAATAAATCTGATTGTGTGGCGAAAGTTTCAAATCCTGGTAAATTCCTCTTCTGTTGCTGTGAGGGAAACATGTGTAACCAGAATTTCAAATGGCTTTTAACTCCAACTGAATCTCCTCCATTGAGTT ctccTATTCCTGCAATATCACCAGCTTCATTGACCATATTGGAAGTTGCCATCTTCATTGCACTTTTCTTCGTTCTCTTTTTCATCTTGATTATTTGCTATATTTGGTACAGGAAAACTAAAGTATTTAATGAG ttgccAACTACAGACCCCAGTCCATTACCACCTCCGTCGCCTTACTTAGATTTGAGGCCCATCCAGCTGATTGAGATTAAAGCCAAAGGAAGATTTGGTGTTGTTTGGAAGGCTAAATTCAAAACAGAAGAGATTGCGGTTAAGGTTTTTCCTGTTCAG GATAAACAATCATGGGTGACAGAGCAGGAAATTTTCAAACTGCTCAACATGAATCATCCAAATATATTGCAATATATTGGTGTAGAGAAGCATGGTGACAATTTGCATTCAGAATTTTGGCTGTTAACTGCGTTTCACGAGAGTGGATCTTTATGTGATTTTCTAAAAGCTCATACATTGACATGGCCCGAGTTATGCAAGATCGCCGAGACAATGGCAAGAG gttTGATGTACTTGCACGAAGCTCTTCCGGGAAAAACACCTGGGGAATTCATTAAACCAGCTGTGGCACACAGAGATTTCAAAAGTAAAAATGTCTTATTGAAGAGCGACTTGACAGCTTGTATAGCCGATTTTGGCCTTGCTATTGTTTTTGAAGCAGGAAAAGCCTGTGGAGATGCACATGGACAAGTTGGAACCAGAAG ATATATGGCTCCAGAGGTTTTAGAAGGTGCCATTAACTTCACTCCTGATGCTTTCCTGAGAATTGATATGTATGCCTGCGGTTTGGTATTGTGGGAACTTGTGTCTCGTTGCACAGCACAGGAAGGTCCAATACCAGAGTATCGATTGCCCTTTGAGGAGGAGGTGGGTCAACATCCAACTTTGGAAGATATGCAGGAATACGTTGTACAAAAAAAAGTTCGACCTACTATACGGGATCATTGGAGGCATCATCCG GGTTTGGCTGGTATATGTGATACAATGGAAGAATGTTGGGATCATGATGCTGAAGCGAGACTTTCAGCCTCTTGTGTCATGGAACGAGCTATGCAGCTAAGCAAATTTCAGCCGAATTCAATCAGTTGGAGGATAGAGAATGACAAAAACATGACGCAAGTGAAAGAGATCAGTATGTGA